tccatgtctttatgtctgtaagacaatcctgcagtttagctaattggtgtgtgtcctctggcttcatggatagataaagctgggtatcatctgcataacaatgaaaatttaagcaataccgtctaataatactgcctaagggacgcatgtataaagtgaataaaattggtcctagcacagaaccttgtggaactccataattaactttagtctgtgaagaagattccccatttacatgaacaaattgtaatctattagacaaatatgattcaaaccaccacagcgcagtgcctttaatacctatggcatgctctaatctctgtaataaaattttatggttaacagtatcaaaagcagcactgaggtctaacagaacaagcacagagatgagtccactgtccgaggccataagaagatcatttgtaaccttcactaatgctgtttctgtactatgatgaattctaaaacctgactgaaactcttcaaatagaccattcctctgcagatgatcagttagctgttttacaactaccctttcaagaatttttgagagaaaaggaaggttggagattggcctataattagctaagatagctgggtcaagtgatggctttttaagtaatggtttaattactgccaccttaaaagtctgtggtacatagccaactaacaaagatagattgatcatatttaagatcgaagcattaaataatggtagggcttccttgagcagcctggtaggaatggggtctaataaacatgttgatggtttggatgaagtaactaatgaaaataactcagacagaacaatcggagagaaagagtctaaccaaataccggcatcactgaaagcagccaaagataacaatacatctttgggatggttatgagtaattttttctctaatagttaaaattttgttagcaaagaaagtcatgaagtcattactagttaaagttaatggaatactcagctcaatagagctctgactctttgtcagcctggctacagtgctgaaaagaaacctggggttgttcttattttcttcaattagtgatgagtagaaagatgtcctagctttacggagggctaggAGGGCTTTGATTCACATGTATGAATCAAAGTGGAACAAcacattacagtgctgtcagcactAACTTCAGGAACCTCTGTGACCTCTGAAGTCACATTAGCCACTGAGATCTACAGTGACATGTGACCTTACTGACCTCTGATCTAATTCGTCCTGACTGTTGTTGGAGGCTAAGTAGGAAGCTGGTGTTGCATTTTCCTGCGTCTGAAGTACCTGTGGTGACGCCAGCAGCAGGCTGAGGCTCCAAGCCAGTGTCAGCATGCGATGGTTCCTGAGGTGTGCACCGAGCACGTCCAGTGGGTGTAGGATGGCGTGCTGGCGGTCCAGAGTGATAACAACCAGGATGAAGGCAGACGCCTGCATTGCAAACAGCTTAAGGAAGCACAGCACCTTACACGTGATGTTTTCTCCGTACCACTGCACCGTCACGTTCCACACAGCATCCAGCGGCATCACCACAAACGTCATCATCAGGTCGGCCGAGGCCAGGCTCATAATCAGAGGCCGCAGGTGTGAGGCGAGGCGCCGGCCCCGCCCACACCACACGCTGACCAACAGCAGCAGGTTGCTGCTGGAGGCGAACAGGAAGAGGACAAAGGTGGCGCCCACACGGACCTGAGCGGCTCGTGTGAACGAGGGCACTTCCCAGTCTGACAGTGGTGGGAAATGAGTGGTGTTAGGAAAAGGCGGAGCTGGCGAGTCAGAGGCTGGAGCTGGCGAGTCAGAGGGTGGAGCTGGCGAGTCAGAGCATGGAGCTGGCGATGACAGCCTCAGGAGTGACCAGTTTCCTGACATCCTGCACAGAGAAGAAGAAAAGCATCAAACATCATGCTGCTGTAGGTCCGTCTCTGTCTCTCCATGTCCGCCTGTCTCTACTCGCTTCTTCCAAACAGGACGTCACGTGACTGATCACTCTGCCCACTCACTGTGGTCACGGAACCGCTGACAGATCCGATAAAAGGTGACGATCAGGATCTCGTTAAAGGCTCAAAGCCACGGCCACACGGCTGCAGCACCTGTggtgttaccatggtaaccaatcCTCACTACGTCACATTACCATAGAAATTTGGGCTCAGTCAGCATCACTCGACTTCAGGTCAGAAAGCCTCGCTGAAAGTTCAACAGTCATTCAAAGATCAACTGTCCATCACTTCAGTGTACGAGAACACAGCAAAGCATGATGGGAGGGATGTGATGgctcgtgtgtgtgcgcgcgcacacacacacacacacagacgcagacACGCAGGTCAGGTTACAGCACTGCGGATATCTGATCGACCGGAGGTTATTTTAAGGCCCAACTGAGATCAATTTAGTGTCGACTCAAGGACCCTCAATCAGACGGCTGCTTCTAGAACTGGACCAATCGCAGACCTGTGAACTAAATGTGATACcggcccccagtggtgaacacgtGTCTCAGAAAAGGGCAGATTAATGTCCCAAATGATGGTTGGACCCAAAATGTGGGAAGCagaaaaacagaagtaaatgAATAACAAGGATTTATTGTACAAAAACTTATACAGCAAAACTCAGAATTTAGAAATGAATTAGGGGTCCCAGGGAACAGGAACCACCTGAACCAGAGCCAGAGTGGAAGTATGGAGTGAtgaaccggagccaggtggccgtcCACTGAGCTGATGAGGCTGGAAGGAAGAGAACTCGGCTGAGACTTTGTTGGAACATGGCCCAAAGAGCAGGACAAACATGTCCAAAAACATGAACAGAAGGTGCACTGGCGGTGAAGCGCAACCCACAGAAACTACACACAGGTCAGATACCCTGAAGCAGAGCTACATTTATGACGAGGACGGACGAGTTGAAGCGGTGGTTCGATACTGCTGAGGTCGATGAGCTACAGGTGATCAGCTCGGTGCCACAACACctggaaacagagagagaggtggCAGAGCGGGCAGCATCCAAGCAGCGCACGACAAGATCCATTCATGGTTATCATGTCACAAAAAACTCACATCAGTAGCCACTTCCATATGGTTCCAAAGAAGAGGTACATGATGGGAAAAGATTTTGTAAGCTGCAAATTTCAGGCCCAATTCCAGCCTGGTTCCTACACAT
The DNA window shown above is from Thalassophryne amazonica unplaced genomic scaffold, fThaAma1.1, whole genome shotgun sequence and carries:
- the LOC117506269 gene encoding gonadotropin-releasing hormone II receptor-like encodes the protein MSGNWSLLRLSSPAPCSDSPAPPSDSPAPASDSPAPPFPNTTHFPPLSDWEVPSFTRAAQVRVGATFVLFLFASSSNLLLLVSVWCGRGRRLASHLRPLIMSLASADLMMTFVVMPLDAVWNVTVQWYGENITCKVLCFLKLFAMQASAFILVVITLDRQHAILHPLDVLGAHLRNHRMLTLAWSLSLLLASPQVLQTQENATPASYLASNNSQDELDQ